In the genome of Sneathia sanguinegens, one region contains:
- a CDS encoding transaldolase, whose amino-acid sequence MSINIYADGAVLEDMLELYKNFPFIKGFTTNPSLMKKAGITNYNEFAKKVLGTIKDLPISFEVFSDDFEEMKKEAEIISSWGENVYVKIPITNSKGVYTEEVVRYLSNKDIKLNITAILTVKQVEDALSWLKKGSSNIISVFAGRISDSGRDATVYMKKAVELCHSKENVKLLWASPREAYNIVQADEIGVDIITVTKPLIEKYVKFGKDLDKISLETVQMFLEDAKKLGYKIEI is encoded by the coding sequence ATGAGTATTAATATTTATGCTGATGGAGCAGTTTTAGAAGATATGCTAGAATTATATAAAAACTTTCCCTTTATTAAAGGTTTTACGACTAATCCTAGTTTGATGAAAAAAGCAGGGATTACTAATTATAATGAATTTGCAAAAAAGGTATTGGGAACTATTAAAGATTTACCAATATCATTTGAAGTATTTTCTGATGATTTTGAAGAAATGAAAAAAGAAGCAGAAATTATATCTTCTTGGGGCGAAAATGTTTATGTAAAAATACCTATTACTAATTCTAAAGGTGTATATACAGAAGAAGTAGTGAGATATTTGAGTAATAAAGATATAAAATTGAATATTACAGCTATATTAACCGTAAAACAAGTTGAAGATGCTCTTTCATGGTTAAAAAAAGGAAGTTCTAATATAATATCAGTATTTGCAGGAAGAATATCTGATTCTGGTAGAGATGCAACAGTATATATGAAAAAAGCAGTTGAATTATGCCATTCTAAGGAAAATGTAAAACTTTTATGGGCTAGTCCTAGGGAAGCATATAATATAGTGCAAGCTGATGAAATAGGAGTCGATATAATAACAGTAACTAAACCTTTGATTGAAAAATATGTAAAATTTGGAAAAGATTTAGATAAGATTTCATTAGAAACAGTTCAAATGTTTTTGGAAGATGCAAAAAAATTAGGCTATAAAATAGAAATATGA
- a CDS encoding PTS sugar transporter subunit IIB yields MKIVTICGNGIGSSLMCRMKIEEILEEENISGCTVESADFNSALSKGADLYVSVEELISQLPNDVEKVVIRSYVNKKKIKEDVLEKIRSLINK; encoded by the coding sequence ATGAAAATTGTAACAATATGTGGAAACGGTATAGGTAGTTCATTAATGTGCAGAATGAAAATAGAAGAAATATTAGAAGAAGAAAATATTTCAGGGTGTACAGTTGAATCAGCTGATTTTAATTCAGCCTTATCTAAAGGAGCTGATCTATATGTTTCAGTAGAAGAATTAATAAGTCAACTACCTAATGATGTTGAAAAAGTAGTTATCAGAAGTTATGTTAATAAGAAAAAAATAAAAGAAGATGTATTAGAAAAAATAAGAAGTTTAATTAATAAATAG
- a CDS encoding PTS sugar transporter subunit IIA, producing the protein MFNEKNVRCIQRVFNWEAAIKEAAQPLINNGDIADIYVEKIIENTKKMGFYMVLDDYIAMPHARPEDGVKNTSIAFLKLNEAVNFGTEKVYLIFLVAAKDANTHIDILKGLMFIFQNEELKKKLIEAKTKEELLEILKGVDVK; encoded by the coding sequence ATGTTTAATGAAAAAAATGTTAGGTGTATACAAAGAGTTTTCAATTGGGAAGCTGCTATAAAAGAAGCTGCACAACCTTTAATAAATAATGGAGATATAGCTGATATTTATGTTGAAAAAATAATAGAAAATACGAAAAAAATGGGTTTTTATATGGTCTTAGATGATTATATTGCAATGCCACATGCAAGACCTGAAGATGGTGTGAAAAATACAAGTATAGCATTTTTGAAGCTTAATGAAGCAGTTAATTTTGGAACTGAAAAAGTTTACTTAATATTCTTAGTGGCAGCTAAAGATGCAAATACACATATAGATATATTGAAAGGCTTAATGTTCATTTTTCAAAATGAAGAATTAAAGAAAAAATTAATTGAAGCAAAGACAAAAGAAGAATTATTAGAAATATTAAAAGGAGTTGATGTTAAATGA
- a CDS encoding PTS ascorbate transporter subunit IIC, which produces MDHVLSFLRDVLKEPALLLGIVSCIGLISLKAKWHKVLVGTLGPILGYIMLGIGASAIVSSLEPLGQLIEHGFKITGVIPNNEAVVATAQKLLGIETMSILVVGLIINVLIARFTKYKYVFLTGHHSFFMACLLSAVLGALGFKNYALIVLGGFFLGAWSAISPAIGQKYTLKVTDYDDIAMGHFGSIGYYLSAWIGSKVGNPEDSAEKIKIPEQFGFLRNTTISTAITMLFFYLLCGLVAGFDFVQTLSDGQSALVFLVMTSFKFAVGVTVVYSGVRMILSDLIPAFQGIARKVIPNAIPAVDCAVFFTYAQTSVIIGFIFSFIGGIVGMLILGFSGAILIIPGLVPHFFCGATAGIYGNATGGKKGAIIGSFFNGLLITFLPALLLPVLGKLGFANTTFGDADFGILGIILGKIGTYGEIGIYIICLIVLLVLIIPNFIQTKTNVINNEEEGK; this is translated from the coding sequence ATGGATCATGTGTTAAGTTTTTTAAGAGATGTTTTAAAAGAACCTGCATTATTACTAGGTATTGTATCTTGCATTGGTTTAATATCATTAAAAGCAAAATGGCATAAAGTATTAGTTGGAACATTGGGACCTATATTAGGGTATATAATGTTAGGGATAGGTGCAAGTGCTATTGTTTCAAGTTTGGAACCTTTAGGACAATTAATAGAACATGGATTTAAAATTACGGGAGTTATACCAAATAATGAAGCAGTAGTTGCTACAGCACAAAAATTATTAGGTATAGAAACAATGTCTATATTAGTAGTAGGTTTGATCATAAATGTCCTTATAGCAAGATTTACAAAATATAAATATGTTTTCTTAACAGGACATCATAGTTTCTTTATGGCTTGTTTATTATCAGCTGTATTAGGTGCTTTAGGTTTTAAAAATTATGCACTTATTGTTTTAGGAGGATTCTTTTTAGGAGCATGGTCAGCTATTTCTCCAGCTATAGGACAAAAGTATACTTTGAAGGTGACAGATTATGATGATATAGCTATGGGACATTTTGGAAGTATAGGTTACTATTTGTCTGCATGGATAGGAAGTAAAGTTGGAAATCCAGAAGATAGTGCTGAAAAAATAAAGATACCTGAACAATTTGGTTTTTTGAGAAATACAACAATTTCTACAGCTATAACAATGTTATTCTTTTATCTATTATGTGGTTTGGTAGCAGGTTTCGATTTTGTTCAAACTTTATCAGATGGGCAATCAGCCTTAGTATTTTTAGTAATGACATCATTTAAATTTGCTGTTGGAGTAACAGTTGTATATTCAGGTGTTAGAATGATATTATCAGATTTAATACCAGCTTTCCAAGGAATTGCTAGAAAAGTAATACCTAATGCTATACCAGCAGTAGATTGTGCAGTATTTTTCACTTATGCACAAACTTCAGTAATTATAGGATTCATATTTAGTTTCATTGGTGGAATAGTAGGTATGCTAATATTAGGATTTTCAGGTGCAATATTAATAATACCAGGTTTAGTTCCTCATTTCTTCTGTGGTGCAACTGCAGGAATATATGGGAATGCAACAGGTGGTAAAAAGGGAGCTATTATAGGTTCATTCTTTAATGGTTTATTAATTACTTTTTTACCAGCCTTATTACTACCTGTATTAGGGAAATTAGGATTTGCAAATACTACTTTTGGTGATGCAGATTTTGGTATTTTAGGTATTATACTTGGTAAAATAGGAACATATGGAGAAATAGGTATATATATAATTTGTTTGATAGTGTTATTAGTATTAATTATTCCTAATTTTATACAAACAAAAACAAATGTAATTAATAACGAAGAAGAAGGTAAGTAG
- a CDS encoding BglG family transcription antiterminator, producing MLRTKEKDILNLLMFNEKDLKYILKKTSISKRTFQYYLKSINYLLMKEGMEKIHLKDDKIIYKKEDIKLILEKYVSDDEFSKKDLKDIVKLYAIFSVQGLNITKLAEELLISRNTIKSIIKENDFEFINGKFQNLVLIDRTNMLKDILLNKNIKKYVLKIIDISLIYKIKQFITEISKEIKLNLTDVVYFNLISYIYCYKKFEKKDATTSFVSYEEYEIIERIYKKYFNKQFGINAITDVLIGLSLIQDIDVWINQEFLLGKLIYSVSNKIGIDLTRDEILYDFLYPHLKIAIYRLKKNMKLNEINYADFIDKNSLIFQILKDEIKEIEKIYNIKFTEIELSLLAFHFEGSINRMQKKVRKRVILVCGLGYGSSKILEYNLKENFEIDIIDVLPMYMINENILKNKNVDYILTTTDLHINSIKINPLLKEEDCEKLINLGIKRKNNKLGLEEFLQDMVDKFDVGKKDLKDHLLNKYSNYFYTNDKSSDLMNLLESHKIKIIDEVKDLEEAIREVGRILIKNKACTAKYVESMVENYRKFGTYIVIEDGVAIPHTNLETEAIKTDVAILILKKTLECNGKKVNVLLSYSSENNKQHLKFLKEFYNLLMKDSFITELKNKDSEEEIMDYLRKELS from the coding sequence ATGTTAAGAACCAAAGAAAAAGATATATTAAATTTGCTGATGTTTAATGAAAAAGATTTAAAATATATCTTAAAAAAAACAAGCATAAGTAAGAGAACTTTTCAATATTATTTAAAAAGCATCAATTATCTATTGATGAAAGAAGGAATGGAAAAGATACATCTTAAAGATGATAAAATAATATATAAAAAAGAAGATATAAAATTAATTTTAGAAAAGTATGTTAGTGATGATGAATTTTCTAAAAAAGATTTAAAAGATATTGTGAAGCTCTATGCTATTTTTTCAGTACAAGGTTTAAATATTACAAAATTAGCAGAAGAATTACTTATTTCAAGAAATACAATAAAATCAATAATAAAAGAAAATGATTTTGAATTTATTAATGGGAAATTTCAGAATTTAGTTTTAATAGATAGAACAAATATGTTAAAAGATATTTTATTAAATAAGAATATAAAAAAATATGTTTTGAAAATTATAGATATATCTTTGATATATAAAATAAAACAATTCATTACTGAAATTTCAAAAGAGATTAAATTGAATTTGACTGATGTTGTATATTTTAATCTTATTTCATATATTTATTGTTATAAAAAATTTGAAAAAAAGGATGCTACAACTTCTTTTGTTTCATATGAAGAATATGAAATTATAGAAAGAATATATAAGAAATACTTCAATAAACAATTTGGAATAAATGCAATAACTGATGTATTAATAGGTTTATCTCTAATACAGGACATTGATGTTTGGATAAATCAAGAGTTTTTATTAGGTAAATTAATATATTCTGTTAGTAATAAAATTGGTATAGATTTAACAAGAGATGAGATATTATATGATTTCCTATATCCACATTTGAAAATAGCTATTTATAGATTGAAAAAAAATATGAAATTAAATGAAATAAATTATGCTGATTTTATCGATAAAAATAGTTTGATATTTCAAATTTTAAAAGATGAAATAAAAGAAATAGAAAAAATATATAATATAAAATTTACAGAGATAGAATTATCACTATTAGCTTTTCATTTTGAAGGTAGTATAAATAGAATGCAAAAAAAAGTTAGAAAAAGAGTTATTTTAGTTTGCGGTCTGGGTTATGGTAGTTCAAAGATATTAGAATATAATCTAAAAGAAAATTTTGAAATAGATATAATTGATGTTCTTCCAATGTATATGATAAATGAAAATATTTTGAAAAATAAAAATGTAGACTATATCCTGACTACAACAGATTTACATATAAATTCAATAAAAATAAATCCTTTATTAAAAGAAGAAGATTGTGAAAAATTAATAAATTTAGGAATAAAAAGAAAAAATAACAAATTAGGTTTAGAAGAATTTTTGCAAGACATGGTGGATAAATTTGATGTAGGGAAAAAGGACTTAAAAGATCATTTATTGAATAAATATTCTAATTATTTTTATACAAATGATAAAAGTAGTGATTTAATGAACCTATTAGAAAGTCATAAGATAAAAATAATAGATGAGGTTAAAGATTTAGAAGAAGCTATAAGAGAAGTAGGAAGAATTTTAATAAAAAATAAGGCATGTACAGCAAAATATGTAGAATCTATGGTTGAAAATTATAGAAAATTTGGAACATATATAGTAATAGAAGATGGAGTAGCTATACCACATACCAATTTAGAAACTGAAGCTATTAAAACAGATGTAGCAATTTTAATTTTGAAGAAAACTTTAGAGTGTAATGGAAAAAAAGTTAATGTTTTATTGAGCTATAGTAGTGAGAATAACAAGCAACATCTAAAATTTTTAAAAGAATTCTATAATCTTTTAATGAAAGATAGCTTTATAACTGAATTAAAAAATAAGGATAGTGAAGAAGAAATAATGGATTATTTAAGAAAGGAGTTAAGCTAA